A stretch of Mya arenaria isolate MELC-2E11 chromosome 14, ASM2691426v1 DNA encodes these proteins:
- the LOC128218240 gene encoding caveolin-3-like, whose amino-acid sequence MADALDLINRDPNGINGHIQCQFEDVLAEPEGTHSIDCVWKLSYTCFNCWKGLCYKISTLLCGICIAAYWGCEFAGVSFSHVWFMTPCLKLFQINCGLCKNVYTQCISCCIEPCCVACGQLFHHFKK is encoded by the exons ATGGCTGACGCACTGGATCTTATCAACAGGGACCCTAATGGCATCAACGGCCACATTCAg tgTCAATTCGAAGATGTTCTAGCTGAACCCGAGGGTACCCACTCCATCGACTGTGTCTGGAAGCTGTCATACACTTGCTTTAACTGCTGGAAGGGTCTCTGCTACAAGATCTCCACGCTCCTCTGTGGTATTTGTATCGCGGCGTATTGGGGATGTGAGTTCGCCGGGGTCTCCTTCTCGCACGTGTGGTTCATGACACCATGCCTGAAGCTTTTCCAGATCAACTGTGGGCTCTGCAAAAACGTGTACACCCAGTGTATCAGCTGCTGTATCGAGCCCTGCTGTGTTGCCTGTGGACAACTTTTCCATCATTTCAAGAAGTAA